The Apibacter raozihei DNA segment AAATGAATCAAGAGGCTTATAAAACATTTGTTTTAATGGGCGATGGTGAACAGGCAGAAGGCTCAATTTATGAAGCTGCTATGTCAGGAAGTCATTACAAATTAGATAATTTAGTAGGAATTATTGATCGAAACGGCCTTCAGATAAGCGATAAAACGGAAGAAGTAATGACTTTAGAGCCTATGAGAGAAAGATGGGAAGCCTTTGGCTGGGAAGTGTTAGAAATGAATGGAAACGATATGGAAAATATTATTAAAACATTTGAATCCATTAATTATCAAAATAAAAAACCACATTTAATCATTTCAAAATCGACCAAAGGACAAGGAATATCTTATATGGAAAATGTTCTTAAGTGGCATCACGGAGTACCATCTCAAGAAGAATTTATTCAAGCTTCAGATGAAATTGAGCAACGTATAGCACAATTAGAAAAGTAACTCAAGTAACTCACCTTAAACTATAAAAAAATGATAGAAAATAAAATTCCATGCAGGCAAAGTTTTACCTCCACTTTACTTGAATTAGGGAAAAAAGATAAAGATATTGTTGTGGTAACTTCAGACGCAAGAGGTTCGGTAACTTTAAATAATTTTGCTAAAGAATTACCCGGGCAATTTGTTGAAGTAGGTATAGCAGAACAAAATGCAGTAGGCGTAGGAGCAGGGCTTTCATCAACAGGGAAAAAAGTTTTTGTTTGTGGTCCGGCATGTTTTTATGTAGCCAGAAGCTTAGAGCAGATAAAAGTGGATATTGCTTATTCTCAAAATAATGTAAGCATTATTGGTGTTAGCGGTGGCGTAAGTTACGGAGCTCTGGGTTTCACACATCACAGCTTACATGATATTGCTGCTATAAGAACTTTCCCGGGTATTCAGGTTATTTTTCCAAGTGATATTTACCAAACTAAAAAGCTTACAGAAATATTAGTAGATCACGAATATCCGGTGTACGTGCGTATGGGAAGAAATGCAGTGCCTAATGTATATGATAATGAAAATTTTGATTTTCAGATTGGAAAAGCAAACACCCTGATGGAGGGTAACGATATTACTCTTATAGGAACTGGAGAAACGGTTTATCATTGTTTACAGGCAGGCAAAAAATTAAAAGAAAAAGGTATTTATGCACGAGTAATTGATATGCATACCCTAAAACCGGCAGATACGGAAATTATAAAAAAAGCAGCCAGGGAAACAGGTAAAATTATTACGGTTGAAGAACACAGTATTTATGGTGGCTTAGGAGCAATTGTGACAGAAACTTTATCTGAAAATCCAGTGCCTGTAAAAATTTTGGGTATACCGGACGAAAATACCATACATGCCAACGCTTTAGAAATTTTCCATCATTATGGAATTGATTCAGAAGGAATTTATCAAT contains these protein-coding regions:
- a CDS encoding transketolase, yielding MIKNLQLKSEQVRLRLLNVIYKAKAGHIGGGLSSANILTALYFHVLNVDSREPKKKDRDRFIMSKGHSVEILYSVLEAAGFISKETLDSYGDYASALAGHPTIKIPGVEVSSGALGHGLSVGVGMAISAKMNQEAYKTFVLMGDGEQAEGSIYEAAMSGSHYKLDNLVGIIDRNGLQISDKTEEVMTLEPMRERWEAFGWEVLEMNGNDMENIIKTFESINYQNKKPHLIISKSTKGQGISYMENVLKWHHGVPSQEEFIQASDEIEQRIAQLEK
- a CDS encoding transketolase family protein translates to MIENKIPCRQSFTSTLLELGKKDKDIVVVTSDARGSVTLNNFAKELPGQFVEVGIAEQNAVGVGAGLSSTGKKVFVCGPACFYVARSLEQIKVDIAYSQNNVSIIGVSGGVSYGALGFTHHSLHDIAAIRTFPGIQVIFPSDIYQTKKLTEILVDHEYPVYVRMGRNAVPNVYDNENFDFQIGKANTLMEGNDITLIGTGETVYHCLQAGKKLKEKGIYARVIDMHTLKPADTEIIKKAARETGKIITVEEHSIYGGLGAIVTETLSENPVPVKILGIPDENTIHANALEIFHHYGIDSEGIYQSTLEFLK